In Deltaproteobacteria bacterium, one DNA window encodes the following:
- the mrdA gene encoding penicillin-binding protein 2: MDLNRHMTEDVSRRVFVVAAIIAGFFLVVVARLVQLQLIDGARYRTFALEYGIRERRLPAERGQILDRRGVALVHNEPRYDVAVIPQYLGEPNAVATTLAWLTGLEAERLRVQLQGVRRQSPLEPVVLLEDASLDLVSRVLAWQSPWFDATQPANPWIGAFYPFDLRGVEVVRGFQRSYPDGRLAAHVLGYLKEIDADELQRRAADAPDVYHAGDWIGVRGIEARWDAVLRGRDGAYAQLVDARGAEVSYPEITRTLAWQRARPGATLRLALDARLQARARAALSGKSGSVVALDPRTGGVLAMVSEPDVDLARLAGPERNAYLAELNQDPQHPFYARATQAAYPPGSTYKIVVATAALQEGEIRPDEPVHCPGGMTVGGRTFQCWRRGGHGRVTLQRALAESCDVYFYELGRRLGPDRIARYAARFGLGRATGIDFPGENAGLIPTAAWKQQRRGKPWSVGDSLSIAIGQGYNLVTPLQAATMVATIANGGFAVRPIVVEEILGDPVAAEAWQSAQPPPERVVPPAIVAAVRDGLIGVVEGPGGTAGRLKSLRLKIAGKTGTAQVVGLLRGTSVREHNDHAWFVAFAPYDDPRIAVSVLVEHGGHGGAAAAPIAAEVIKAYLEMQP; encoded by the coding sequence ATGGATCTGAATCGCCATATGACGGAGGATGTCTCGCGCCGTGTTTTCGTCGTTGCGGCAATCATCGCCGGATTTTTTCTCGTCGTCGTCGCGCGTCTGGTGCAACTCCAACTCATCGACGGAGCGCGCTATCGCACCTTCGCGCTCGAGTACGGTATTCGCGAGCGGCGTCTCCCCGCGGAGCGCGGCCAAATATTGGATCGGCGCGGCGTGGCGCTCGTACACAACGAGCCGCGCTACGACGTGGCCGTCATCCCGCAATATCTCGGCGAGCCGAACGCCGTGGCGACCACATTGGCGTGGTTGACGGGTCTCGAGGCGGAACGGCTGCGGGTGCAGTTGCAGGGCGTGCGGCGGCAGTCCCCATTGGAACCGGTGGTCTTGTTGGAAGACGCCTCGTTGGACCTGGTGAGCCGCGTCTTGGCGTGGCAATCGCCGTGGTTCGACGCCACGCAACCCGCGAATCCATGGATCGGCGCCTTCTATCCGTTCGATCTGCGCGGCGTGGAAGTGGTGCGCGGATTCCAGCGCAGTTATCCGGATGGGCGCTTAGCCGCGCACGTGCTCGGTTATCTCAAAGAAATCGATGCGGACGAACTGCAGCGACGCGCTGCAGACGCGCCCGATGTGTATCACGCCGGCGACTGGATCGGCGTGCGCGGTATCGAGGCGCGCTGGGACGCGGTGTTGCGCGGCCGCGACGGCGCGTATGCCCAACTAGTCGATGCGCGCGGTGCCGAAGTGTCGTACCCGGAAATCACGCGGACCCTCGCGTGGCAACGCGCGCGACCGGGCGCCACGTTGCGGCTGGCGCTGGACGCGCGGCTGCAAGCGCGGGCGCGGGCTGCTTTATCAGGGAAAAGTGGTTCCGTCGTCGCGCTCGACCCGCGGACCGGCGGCGTGTTGGCGATGGTCAGCGAGCCGGATGTGGATTTAGCGCGGTTGGCGGGGCCGGAGCGGAACGCGTATTTGGCGGAATTGAACCAAGATCCGCAGCACCCGTTTTACGCCCGCGCCACCCAAGCGGCGTATCCGCCCGGTTCGACCTACAAAATCGTCGTGGCGACGGCCGCGTTGCAAGAAGGCGAGATTCGGCCCGATGAGCCCGTGCACTGTCCCGGCGGCATGACGGTCGGCGGACGCACGTTTCAATGTTGGCGGCGCGGAGGGCACGGACGCGTCACGCTACAACGCGCGCTTGCCGAGTCGTGCGATGTCTATTTCTATGAACTCGGCCGACGTTTAGGACCGGATCGGATCGCCCGCTATGCCGCGCGCTTCGGACTTGGCCGCGCCACCGGCATCGACTTCCCGGGAGAAAACGCCGGGCTGATTCCGACGGCCGCGTGGAAACAGCAACGCCGCGGCAAGCCGTGGAGCGTCGGCGATTCGCTCTCCATCGCGATCGGCCAAGGCTACAATCTCGTGACGCCGCTGCAAGCCGCGACCATGGTCGCCACGATCGCGAATGGCGGCTTTGCGGTGCGACCGATAGTTGTCGAGGAAATCCTCGGCGACCCTGTCGCGGCGGAAGCTTGGCAATCCGCACAGCCGCCGCCGGAGCGCGTCGTGCCGCCCGCGATTGTCGCCGCCGTGCGTGACGGACTGATCGGCGTAGTGGAAGGGCCCGGCGGCACGGCTGGCCGATTAAAATCGCTGCGTTTGAAGATTGCCGGAAAGACCGGAACGGCGCAGGTCGTGGGGCTGCTGCGCGGGACCAGCGTTCGGGAACATAACGACCATGCGTGGTTTGTCGCCTTCGCACCGTACGACGATCCCCGCATCGCGGTCAGTGTGCTGGTCGAACATGGCGGCCACGGCGGCGCCGCCGCCGCGCCGATTGCGGCCGAGGTGATCAAGGCGTATTTGGAGATGCAGCCATGA
- a CDS encoding rod shape-determining protein MreC encodes MYLRSQRPPSPWRSVRRIAMLSAVSLGLLAWWTQDRARVPWWERVLGRPLVGLGATAEGLGMRLRGWWQGDAERELAALRQELAVARAAVVGAEECRLERDRLRAMVQLSGVVNAQPRAARVLLHELRAPYKIVIIDHGAADGVVRGMPVIAAEGLVGRVERVAEHQATVLLLTDPTHAVDVVTQRTRARGILLGRGDALILGRPTGVTRIEYLRGDAGLADEDVVVTSGLDGRYPAGLPVGTVRRVERTADGRVESAEVVPFVDWGAVELVSLLPVASAVVSPSVR; translated from the coding sequence ATGTATCTGCGTTCGCAGCGTCCTCCCTCACCGTGGCGTTCCGTGCGTCGGATCGCGATGCTGTCGGCCGTGAGTCTGGGCCTGCTGGCGTGGTGGACGCAGGACCGTGCGAGGGTCCCGTGGTGGGAGCGCGTGCTTGGTCGGCCGTTGGTCGGGCTCGGAGCGACCGCTGAAGGCCTAGGAATGCGGCTGCGCGGCTGGTGGCAAGGCGATGCGGAACGAGAGTTGGCGGCGCTGCGGCAAGAGTTGGCTGTTGCGCGCGCGGCGGTCGTGGGGGCCGAAGAATGCCGCTTGGAGCGCGATCGGCTCCGCGCCATGGTGCAATTAAGTGGCGTTGTTAATGCGCAGCCGCGTGCAGCGCGCGTGCTGTTGCACGAGCTGCGGGCGCCGTACAAGATCGTCATCATCGATCACGGTGCGGCTGATGGCGTGGTCCGCGGCATGCCGGTGATCGCGGCGGAAGGTTTAGTGGGGCGCGTGGAACGTGTGGCCGAGCACCAAGCCACCGTATTGCTGCTGACCGATCCGACCCACGCCGTCGACGTCGTGACACAACGGACGCGCGCGCGCGGCATTCTGTTGGGGCGCGGCGACGCGTTAATCTTGGGCCGACCGACCGGCGTCACGCGGATTGAATATTTGCGCGGCGACGCGGGATTGGCGGACGAAGATGTGGTCGTCACCTCGGGCCTAGATGGCCGCTATCCGGCGGGTCTGCCGGTCGGCACCGTGCGACGCGTGGAACGGACCGCCGACGGCCGTGTCGAATCCGCTGAAGTGGTTCCATTTGTCGATTGGGGCGCCGTGGAATTAGTGAGTCTGTTGCCGGTGGCGTCAGCCGTTGTTTCCCCGAGCGTCCGATGA
- a CDS encoding rod shape-determining protein has translation MFSSDMAVDLGTANTLVYVKGKGITASEPSVVAIHRTERGGKKVIAVGKEAKEMLGRTPLTIEAIRPMKDGVIADFEVTEAMLRYFIQKAHNRKSLVRPRVIVCVPYGVTPVERRAVRESAHSAGAREVFLIEEPMAAAVGSGLPIMEPCGSMIVDIGGGTTEVAVISLGGIVFSKSIRVAGDKMDEAIVQYLKRKYNMLIGERTAEAIKIQVGNAAPNGEVKSITVKGRDLVAGIPRTFDVNSDEIREAILEPVTSIVEAVKFTLERTPPELASDIVDRGIMLSGGGALLRNLDKLITDETGLPVRVADDPLTSVVLGSGRALEELHRYRDVTVQ, from the coding sequence ATGTTTTCAAGTGATATGGCGGTTGACCTCGGCACGGCGAATACGCTGGTCTATGTGAAGGGAAAGGGGATTACCGCCTCGGAGCCCTCCGTGGTCGCGATCCATCGCACCGAACGGGGCGGCAAGAAAGTCATCGCGGTGGGGAAAGAGGCCAAGGAAATGCTCGGTCGCACCCCGCTGACCATCGAGGCGATCCGCCCGATGAAAGACGGCGTGATTGCCGATTTCGAAGTCACCGAAGCCATGCTCCGCTATTTCATTCAGAAGGCGCACAATCGCAAGTCATTGGTGCGGCCGCGCGTGATCGTTTGCGTTCCGTACGGCGTCACGCCGGTGGAGCGGCGCGCGGTACGCGAATCGGCGCATTCCGCCGGGGCGCGCGAAGTCTTCCTGATCGAAGAGCCGATGGCGGCGGCCGTTGGGTCCGGACTCCCGATCATGGAACCGTGCGGCAGCATGATTGTCGATATCGGCGGCGGCACCACTGAGGTCGCGGTCATTTCGCTCGGCGGCATCGTCTTCAGTAAATCGATCCGCGTGGCCGGCGACAAAATGGACGAAGCCATCGTCCAGTACTTGAAGCGTAAATACAACATGCTGATCGGCGAGCGAACGGCCGAGGCGATTAAAATCCAGGTCGGGAACGCCGCACCGAACGGCGAAGTGAAATCGATCACGGTGAAGGGGCGCGACTTGGTCGCCGGCATCCCGCGCACGTTCGACGTCAACTCCGACGAAATCCGCGAGGCCATTCTCGAACCGGTCACCTCGATCGTCGAGGCGGTGAAATTCACACTGGAACGGACGCCGCCGGAATTGGCCTCCGATATCGTCGACCGCGGGATTATGCTGAGCGGCGGCGGCGCATTGCTGCGCAATCTCGATAAACTGATCACCGACGAGACGGGCCTCCCGGTCCGCGTCGCCGACGATCCGCTCACCAGCGTGGTGCTGGGATCGGGGCGGGCCCTGGAAGAGCTGCATCGCTATCGCGATGTCACCGTCCAGTGA
- a CDS encoding type II toxin-antitoxin system VapB family antitoxin yields MRTTITLDSRLITVLQHVSGAKSKAKAVLTAIHEYLRRRQIEKIAQLKGKITFDLSADEIRHAQR; encoded by the coding sequence ATGCGCACAACTATTACACTCGACAGTCGACTCATCACGGTGCTGCAACACGTTAGCGGCGCCAAGAGCAAGGCCAAGGCCGTGCTCACCGCCATCCACGAGTACCTCCGCCGCCGTCAAATCGAAAAGATCGCCCAGTTGAAAGGGAAGATCACCTTCGACCTCTCTGCCGACGAGATCCGCCATGCCCAACGCTGA
- a CDS encoding PIN domain-containing protein gives MPNADLVLIDTSVWIAYFRETEPKLTVTLDRLLHLGQVATAAIILAELIHGAHSPAEGRKIQTRFQPLHAISSDDRHWDAAGLLAARVRRRGHTVNLTDCYIAALAKAADAAVYTLDKHFSWIAAADGCALYVP, from the coding sequence ATGCCCAACGCTGACCTCGTCTTGATCGACACCTCGGTCTGGATCGCCTATTTTCGAGAGACCGAACCGAAGCTGACCGTAACACTCGACCGTTTGTTGCATCTCGGACAGGTCGCCACGGCCGCCATCATCCTGGCCGAATTAATTCACGGGGCCCATAGCCCCGCGGAAGGTCGGAAAATCCAGACCCGCTTCCAACCGCTCCACGCGATCTCCAGCGATGACCGGCACTGGGACGCCGCCGGATTGCTGGCCGCGCGAGTCCGGCGCCGCGGACACACGGTCAACCTGACGGATTGCTACATCGCCGCACTCGCCAAAGCGGCCGACGCCGCAGTCTACACATTGGACAAACACTTCAGCTGGATCGCCGCCGCCGACGGGTGCGCGCTCTACGTGCCGTGA
- a CDS encoding thrombospondin type 3 repeat-containing protein: MRVCWLHQAGLAAVLGVALTLVACNQNGPVAETPPTAPTAEVPQTPNPPPTPESSPAETETPPATTPDPAPPTPIVDDAAPIAPVEEPAPPPSAVEPPSLPVVVPAPPAPPPPVDTDNDGVADAADNCVLLANPGQEDGDQDGIGDVCDVDRDNDSVADAVDNCPTLANPEQVNSDEDAQGNACDSDDDGDGAVDGADNCPLVANAAQTDADADGIGDPCDVDRDGDGVSDGVDNCPLLANPPQDDGDQDGFGDACDSDHDNDGRLDAADNCPALANPDQTDSDGDLLGNLCDADDDGDGVADGADNCALVANGAQTDADADGQGDACDQDNDGDGTADATDNCAAVVNPAQTDTDTDSAGDVCDDDDDGDGVADASDAFPLDAKESVDTDSDGTGNNADTDDDGDGVADATDKFPLDAAESVDADGDGSGDVADPNDDNDSVPDAADCAPTDATKHTAVTQYADGDADGVRTNEQAETLCATGAAAPGFTTAVNGPDNCPLLANVEQLDTDGDGAGDACDPDDDGDTVLDIGDNCPSTANAAQTDTDTDGQGDACDDDDDGDGVADVTDNCPLTASSTLTDTDHDGHGDACDDDDDGDGAADTIDNCPLIANAAQTDTDSDGTGDACDADADGDTVVDATDNCPTAANPPQTDTDGDAQGDMCDDDDDNDAVFDAVDNCATIANPDQANADADSEGDLCDADDDGDAALDIADNCPSIANAAQTNTDGDAEGDLCDADDDNDGVADAIDCAPTQATQHITVMQFPDADGDGVRESASGSSACTAGAADAGFTLAANGPDNCPAAANPDQADTDGDGVGNACDTAEPPTCAPPADTPALDSDGDGQDDACDDDRDGDGVANQTDNCPDESNANQADSDPATPAGNACDNKIDGILSGVVHHAISGGNVIGTPEQARIDQAKSLALVSGSFGQFLYAANGVSSLYQIVLDDQGDVVNLKIVSVAGLSGAGISAIATLPNQQALLLVLSNVTAQKKAGLARLPLDADGQPQGPATLLQYPVTLPDGNVGTQDVTFDLATHKFGSTLNPAIAAGPSLADGLYAYIPHLTADGQDKSGIVCLHLDPDGHALDAPTQMAQVDSLYAFSAAVRDVATATGTKRYLYYQSGYWSGGKVHALPVNGCEVIGNQSTPVSNQPSLISLAISSDGKQLYTWGQLRDPKTTAYLGSVVMHTSLASYAPSTVIAGDLQQSGWTDGDPLTEARFRRPHGMALDDQSSPPRLYLADSENHTIKRLDLGPDGKVHNLIGLNILPSKWRDPFVAFSPGPAASLPDAHGRQYVFLPTYEAQTLHYLIRDLQGRVHDSKTLLGKPYTLKYTLDPVFNADTAGFKLPHSVAVAQPSNQDPATPPRFFVYVSELSNNGYPRIRCIQSQADEDGRLTATGEKMVGESTVAKLTYPEGLALSPVSAAGKQYLYVRDRQVIKYRQLDPQTCGPVAPIYAPFVTVSGTDIPETSRGGIAFANINEQWYLYFTTIPQSGTNGASYKLWRVPLDPLTGNATAGAVAEHLAGSGQSAVANGAPLSVGIGDAYGLALAPDQSALYLTTWAHRAVLKIPLGSDGKPNGNVQIILKAGVARVDHAPLTTPQSFTNIGKAIPLPLAGGGLSLWFTDYRSNSLLELR; encoded by the coding sequence ATGCGGGTGTGCTGGCTTCACCAGGCCGGGTTGGCCGCTGTGTTGGGCGTTGCGCTGACATTGGTCGCGTGTAACCAAAATGGGCCGGTTGCGGAGACGCCGCCAACTGCTCCGACTGCCGAAGTGCCGCAGACGCCGAATCCGCCACCAACGCCCGAGTCGTCGCCGGCGGAGACCGAAACGCCGCCGGCGACTACGCCGGATCCGGCGCCGCCGACCCCGATCGTCGATGATGCCGCGCCGATAGCGCCGGTTGAGGAGCCGGCGCCGCCGCCGAGTGCTGTCGAGCCGCCGAGTTTGCCCGTGGTTGTGCCCGCACCTCCCGCACCGCCGCCGCCGGTGGATACGGACAATGACGGGGTGGCAGACGCGGCCGATAACTGTGTGCTACTCGCGAATCCGGGACAGGAAGATGGCGATCAGGATGGGATTGGCGATGTCTGTGACGTGGATCGAGACAACGACAGCGTGGCCGATGCGGTCGACAACTGTCCGACGTTGGCGAATCCGGAGCAGGTCAATAGCGACGAGGATGCGCAGGGGAATGCGTGCGACAGCGACGATGACGGCGACGGCGCGGTGGACGGCGCTGACAACTGTCCATTAGTGGCCAACGCCGCGCAGACGGATGCCGACGCGGATGGGATCGGCGATCCGTGCGATGTCGATCGGGACGGTGATGGCGTCAGTGACGGCGTCGATAATTGTCCCTTGCTGGCGAATCCGCCACAAGACGATGGGGATCAAGACGGCTTCGGCGACGCCTGCGACAGCGATCACGACAACGACGGCCGGCTGGATGCCGCGGATAATTGCCCCGCGCTGGCGAATCCGGACCAGACGGACAGCGATGGCGATTTGCTGGGAAATCTCTGCGACGCGGACGATGACGGCGACGGTGTGGCGGATGGCGCGGACAATTGCGCGCTCGTGGCGAATGGCGCGCAAACGGACGCCGATGCGGACGGGCAGGGCGATGCCTGCGACCAGGACAACGACGGCGATGGGACCGCTGACGCGACCGACAACTGCGCCGCTGTTGTCAATCCGGCGCAGACGGATACTGACACGGATAGCGCCGGCGACGTCTGCGACGACGACGATGATGGCGACGGCGTGGCGGATGCGAGTGACGCGTTTCCGCTGGATGCGAAGGAATCAGTGGATACCGATAGCGATGGCACGGGGAACAACGCGGATACGGATGATGACGGCGACGGCGTTGCGGATGCGACGGACAAGTTCCCGTTGGATGCGGCGGAGTCAGTCGATGCGGATGGTGACGGGAGCGGGGATGTCGCGGATCCGAATGATGACAACGACAGTGTGCCCGACGCGGCCGATTGCGCGCCGACGGACGCGACCAAGCATACGGCCGTGACGCAATATGCCGACGGCGACGCGGATGGCGTGCGCACGAACGAGCAAGCCGAGACACTGTGTGCGACCGGCGCGGCCGCGCCCGGATTCACGACGGCGGTGAACGGGCCCGACAACTGTCCGCTGTTGGCGAACGTCGAGCAACTCGATACCGACGGCGATGGCGCCGGAGACGCCTGCGATCCGGACGACGACGGAGACACGGTACTCGACATCGGAGACAACTGTCCGAGCACCGCCAATGCCGCGCAAACCGATACCGACACGGATGGCCAAGGCGATGCCTGCGATGATGATGACGACGGCGACGGTGTGGCGGATGTGACCGACAATTGTCCGCTGACGGCCAGTTCGACGCTGACCGACACCGACCACGACGGCCATGGCGATGCCTGCGATGACGACGACGATGGCGACGGCGCGGCGGACACGATCGATAATTGCCCGCTCATCGCGAACGCCGCGCAGACGGACACAGACAGTGACGGCACCGGAGACGCGTGCGACGCGGACGCCGACGGCGACACGGTCGTGGACGCGACCGACAATTGCCCCACAGCGGCGAATCCGCCGCAGACCGACACCGACGGGGATGCGCAAGGCGACATGTGCGATGACGACGACGACAACGATGCTGTGTTCGATGCCGTGGATAATTGCGCCACTATCGCCAATCCCGATCAGGCCAATGCCGATGCCGACAGCGAAGGCGATCTCTGCGACGCCGATGACGACGGCGACGCCGCGCTCGATATCGCGGACAACTGTCCGAGCATCGCGAACGCGGCGCAAACCAATACCGACGGCGACGCCGAAGGCGACTTGTGCGACGCGGACGACGATAACGACGGCGTGGCGGACGCGATCGATTGCGCCCCGACACAGGCCACGCAACACATCACGGTGATGCAATTTCCCGATGCGGATGGGGACGGCGTGCGGGAGAGTGCCAGCGGCAGTAGTGCGTGCACGGCCGGTGCGGCGGACGCCGGCTTCACATTGGCCGCAAACGGTCCCGACAATTGTCCGGCCGCTGCCAATCCCGACCAAGCGGATACGGATGGCGACGGCGTCGGCAACGCGTGCGACACTGCGGAGCCGCCGACCTGTGCGCCGCCCGCGGATACGCCCGCGCTCGACAGCGACGGCGACGGTCAAGACGACGCGTGCGACGATGACCGTGACGGTGACGGCGTCGCGAACCAGACCGACAATTGTCCGGACGAATCGAACGCGAACCAAGCGGACAGCGATCCGGCCACGCCGGCCGGCAATGCGTGCGATAACAAGATCGACGGGATCTTGAGCGGCGTGGTGCATCATGCAATCAGCGGCGGCAATGTGATTGGGACGCCGGAACAAGCGCGCATCGATCAAGCGAAGTCGCTCGCGTTGGTCTCCGGATCGTTTGGGCAGTTCTTGTATGCGGCGAATGGCGTCAGTAGTCTCTATCAGATCGTATTGGATGATCAGGGCGATGTAGTGAACTTGAAAATCGTGTCCGTGGCCGGACTATCGGGAGCCGGCATTTCCGCCATTGCCACACTGCCCAATCAACAGGCGTTGCTGCTGGTCCTCAGCAATGTCACGGCCCAGAAAAAAGCGGGCCTCGCACGCTTGCCGTTGGACGCCGATGGTCAGCCGCAAGGCCCGGCCACATTGTTGCAATATCCGGTGACACTGCCGGATGGAAACGTGGGCACCCAAGACGTGACATTCGACCTCGCGACCCATAAGTTCGGCAGCACGCTCAATCCCGCGATTGCCGCCGGTCCGAGCCTGGCCGATGGGCTCTACGCCTACATTCCCCACCTCACGGCGGATGGGCAAGACAAGTCCGGCATTGTCTGTCTCCATTTGGATCCAGATGGCCATGCGCTCGACGCACCCACCCAAATGGCGCAGGTCGATTCGCTGTATGCCTTCTCGGCCGCAGTGCGCGACGTCGCCACCGCCACCGGGACGAAGCGGTATCTCTATTACCAAAGCGGCTATTGGAGCGGCGGCAAGGTCCATGCGTTACCAGTGAATGGTTGCGAGGTCATCGGCAATCAATCGACACCGGTCTCCAACCAGCCGTCGCTCATCAGTCTGGCGATCTCGAGTGACGGCAAGCAGCTGTACACGTGGGGACAACTGCGTGACCCGAAGACCACTGCGTATCTCGGATCCGTCGTCATGCATACTTCGCTCGCATCGTACGCACCCTCGACCGTCATCGCCGGGGACTTGCAGCAGTCGGGATGGACCGATGGCGATCCGTTGACCGAAGCGCGTTTCCGTCGACCGCATGGCATGGCGCTCGACGATCAATCCTCGCCGCCGCGTTTGTATCTGGCGGATTCGGAGAACCACACCATCAAGCGCCTGGACTTGGGCCCCGACGGGAAAGTGCACAACCTCATCGGCCTGAATATTCTGCCGAGCAAATGGCGCGACCCGTTCGTCGCCTTCAGTCCAGGTCCGGCCGCCAGTCTCCCCGATGCGCACGGGCGGCAGTACGTCTTTCTGCCGACCTATGAAGCGCAGACGCTGCATTACCTGATCCGCGATCTCCAGGGACGCGTACACGATTCCAAAACGCTGTTGGGGAAACCCTACACACTGAAATACACGTTGGATCCGGTGTTCAATGCAGACACGGCCGGATTCAAGTTGCCCCATAGTGTCGCGGTTGCCCAACCGAGCAACCAAGACCCGGCAACACCGCCGCGTTTCTTCGTCTACGTGAGTGAACTCAGTAACAATGGATATCCGCGCATCCGTTGCATCCAGTCACAGGCCGACGAAGACGGCCGACTGACCGCGACGGGGGAGAAGATGGTCGGCGAATCGACGGTCGCGAAGCTCACCTATCCGGAAGGGCTGGCCCTCTCGCCCGTGTCCGCAGCAGGGAAACAGTACCTGTATGTCCGCGATCGGCAGGTCATCAAATATCGGCAACTCGATCCGCAGACTTGTGGACCTGTCGCCCCGATCTACGCGCCGTTCGTGACCGTGAGCGGAACGGACATTCCTGAAACCAGTCGCGGCGGCATTGCGTTCGCGAATATCAACGAACAATGGTATCTCTATTTTACGACCATTCCGCAGTCGGGCACGAACGGCGCGAGCTACAAACTCTGGCGCGTGCCGCTCGATCCGCTCACCGGCAACGCCACAGCCGGCGCAGTGGCGGAGCATTTGGCGGGCTCCGGTCAGTCCGCAGTTGCCAATGGTGCACCGCTGAGTGTCGGCATCGGTGATGCCTACGGACTGGCACTCGCCCCGGATCAGAGTGCGTTGTATCTCACGACCTGGGCGCACCGCGCAGTGCTGAAAATCCCGTTAGGCAGCGATGGAAAGCCGAATGGCAATGTGCAGATCATTTTGAAAGCCGGTGTGGCCCGTGTCGATCACGCGCCGCTGACGACGCCGCAGTCCTTTACGAATATCGGCAAAGCCATCCCGTTGCCGCTGGCCGGCGGTGGCCTCTCGCTCTGGTTCACCGATTATCGAAGCAACAGCTTGTTGGAATTGCGGTAG
- a CDS encoding type II toxin-antitoxin system PemK/MazF family toxin, whose protein sequence is MVSPRRGDIFWVNLDPTVGTEIRKKRPAIVVSNDAANRRYHQVTVVPITSQRIETVEPFQVPLSSEESGLTKDSKALAEQIRTVSKLRLGLRAGRLYSETLDKLNTAIKLHLDLE, encoded by the coding sequence ATGGTAAGTCCACGGCGCGGCGATATCTTTTGGGTGAATCTCGATCCGACCGTGGGGACGGAGATTCGTAAGAAACGCCCGGCGATTGTGGTCTCCAATGATGCCGCCAACCGTCGCTATCACCAGGTCACGGTCGTCCCGATTACCTCACAGCGGATTGAGACGGTGGAGCCCTTTCAAGTCCCATTGTCGAGCGAAGAGAGTGGGTTAACCAAAGATTCGAAGGCCTTGGCGGAGCAGATCCGGACGGTTTCAAAGCTACGCCTTGGCCTGCGCGCCGGGCGGTTGTATTCCGAGACGCTGGACAAGCTCAATACGGCCATCAAGCTGCATTTGGACCTGGAGTAG
- a CDS encoding type II toxin-antitoxin system VapB family antitoxin, whose protein sequence is MRTTIVLDDALAAQVRTVVRGRRLSEFIGQCLREYFERRERAQRMRKLEQAYERAAKRGGEHAFEALDREEWPEW, encoded by the coding sequence ATGCGTACTACGATTGTCCTCGATGATGCGTTGGCGGCACAAGTCCGAACGGTCGTGCGGGGGCGGCGACTGTCCGAGTTTATCGGTCAATGTCTGCGTGAATACTTTGAGCGGCGCGAGCGGGCGCAACGGATGCGAAAATTGGAGCAGGCGTATGAGCGGGCCGCCAAACGGGGCGGGGAGCACGCGTTCGAGGCATTGGATCGGGAAGAGTGGCCGGAATGGTAA